The DNA region TGATAATGGTGATAAAAATTAGGCACGATGCTACCGATGCTACAGAGTTGATCACCTCCAtgtctgccttccatatgtcaGGATGAACAGGTGCATCTGTTTGACATGCCATCTCAACCATGAGTccgaataagatgactgcatgatCACTCTTCCCTAGAGGTGGGAGGAAATTCATTTGACCGGcatcatcaccgtgtgtgaagacgaGGTCCAATAGAGATAAGGAGATTCGTAATTGATATCTGGTGGGATCTTTAATGTGTTGTAAGAAATCTAATGTAAATGTGCTTTCTAACGGTTTGCAATCAAATGACGCTgtcgatgaccctacttctaagtatACCCGGTTTATATTCAGTGCATTTAAATCGCCTACCATAGAGCTTTTACGCATATTACACCAGGACTTAGGTTTTCTTGTGAGGAAGTCATctactacacattctggactaaGGTACACTACAACCAACTCAATATCTTGCCGTCTACATTTCAGCCTGCTAtgcaccagttcacatgtccctgattCATGTGTGACTGTTTCAACAGCTCGTATGGGTGAGGTAATTTTTGTGTACGTGATAACCTTGCCTCCCCTACAGTTTAGTCTATCAGCCCTACTTGATAAAAAACCAGTCAATCGAGTTACACTATCAAACACTTCTGACGTTAAGCATGTTTCTGAGACAGCAATCacatccaggttttctatatccaccattgttttgagccaagtcattttattttataagctgcgagcatttgtgcaGCGCACGTTTTAATTGTGTGGGGATTTTTCCTTTACTACCAAAAGCGGTTTGAGGACCGCTTTGCTCCGAACGTTTACTACTTGAAGACCATTAAGTACGAGGTTTCTTCACCGTTTTGAAGGTGCTCATTTATTTCTACTTCTGCCGAccgtctcttaatacgatcagcagGCTGAAATCCGTACGAACGTATATTCAGGATTCAGTATCAGGTTTCTTTCTTTAGTCAAAGCAAAGGTAACCTTTAAGAGGAGACTTTTCTGAGTGCTTTCAGAATCTAAGTCCTCTCtaattctataaagcttacagaTGGGAACTTTTGAAACTGTCTCTGGGAATAGCTTGCTTATCAAGGAATTAATGTGACTATGGTTGTGCTGAAATCTAGTCTTTGCGTGCTTTTCGGAAGATTCTCTCAACTTATGAACTTCCCCTTTACTGTTAAGAAATTTTTACAAAAGAATCTTGAAAGAGCACTATTTATTCGAATTCAAGCCTGAGACATTTGTGAAGGGTACGAGGTAAAAATTGATGCTGAGCTCAATCAACAATCACAAAAACatatttcaatagttatctATAAAAATTATTGAAGAATCTCGCCTTATCCTGTATTATAATGTCGTGCTCCCGTGGACGCTAGAGAAGGTTTTATGGGAACAACTTCAACATTCGAAATGCTTCCTGACGAAAGGTATTCAAATGCTCTATCTGGGTTGTTGAAGCCTGCTCGCATTGCTTGGATAACCTAAATTTGCCATTATTATTTTACAAGAGACTGACCAGTGATCTCTCGAAACCCATGGACACTAGTTCTTTTACAACCCGCTCAAAGTTCTCTCCGGTAACTAAGGAACTCTCTCCAAAACCCAAAGTATTTGTTGCGCTAGATGGGGCTGTTGTAATTGTAGGTAAGTTAGATTGGGGATTTGGGTCTGGTTTACTGCTCGGCGCTTCATTTGCTTCTGTTACGGGGCTGTTTTTGTCTGTTGTTGGCTTTGTTTCACCAGTAGGATTAATTTGGACTGAAGCGCTAGCTTCTTTCGTTGTATCTTTGGATGGCTTTGAGACAGACATTACTACAACGAAACCAGATTCTGTCACTTTGTAATCTTTTAGCGATTTACTATCTTTCATCACCTTGCCTAAGTAATGTAACAAGCTATAACCGATAATTTACCTGAGTGTATTAGTTTCTGAGTCTTTGCATCGAATTCGCTGCCCCATTTAGCTTCGATCTTCTTTTTAACGTCGCCAACCTACGTACAATATCACACCAACCTGTGAATTACCAGATCATCTTCTTGAAAGTCAAGAACAAATGTCTGCTGCATTAATGTTTTGAAAGTAACTTTCATTGCGTTGAGAAAGAAACGACTCGAGAGTGGAAATCAAAGAGATAGCCACGGCACACTGACTTAAAGCTATAACATTCAACGCAGTGAAAGAAAAATTCAAACAGACAATCTTAAATAATAACTTATCGAAAATTGAGTGATTAATTCCCTCGGCTTAAATCAATTAGTTATATACTTTAAAATGAAGCACTCCACGTAGGATACTGGCTGAAGCGCGGTTTTCAAATGGGTCTTGACATTTTCTTTTGAATCTAGTAAATACAAATTCTGGGGTTTCATTCAACATCTCTGATGCAATCCTGATTTTCTTCAGATTACTTTGACTTACCTTAAACCAAACTTAACAAATCATATTCAAGCCAATAGTCCATAACTGGAGTATCACAAGAAGCCATATGGGACCCCTTTTGTCCCTCATATTTATCATGACTTCCCAGGAAGCCTCATCTCATCAGTCGCCATCCATGTGGATGAAATCAAGTTATGGTTTGCTATCAAAAATGATGAGGATTCACTAGAACTTAGAAGAGATTTTGTGTCGTTTGAGGAGTGAACGCGAAACAACGTTTTGAGGTTTAGCTTCAAAAAGTTCAAAACGATGTTATTTTGAACTACCGAAGAAAATCGGGACAACTGTTCCCTCTATTGCTTAAACCCCACTAGAATCGATTTGGAGTGCCACTTATGTGTCGTACTAATGAAATTCGATGACATCAGCAATAATCCGTGAGATGTAACTGAGGCCAAAACTATTCCTCACCTCGTTCTCAGACAGCTAGACATGCTAGCTCCTGAGTTCCTTTCAACACTTGTCAAGACTTGCACCACCCATAACTCGAATTCCATAACACCGCTGCATCTCCTCTCCGAAAAGAAGGTAGGGAACAAAGTGGATCCTAGGACTGACAAGCCGAACTTCTAAAAATCAACTTTTTCATCACAGGGCCCCTTTGCTAAGTTGTAGACGAATAAGAGATGACCCAGTAACGTCATACAACACAATGAACACTCCAGTCTACCCCGAACCCTATCAGCGTACTTTTGAGTTAACCGTCGGTAATTAGCACAGTGGATGTTTGGGCGACATAATCGCTTTTCCCATTATGGGTCAATCCTGACTGGGATGCTCTCCAAGTCGATGTGACAATTCTCACAGTTGGTGGCTTCAATAGTTTAGAATGATACATTATGGGCTGAAAGGAGAATAACGCCTTTAAACTGAAAAAGAACCAAAACTTAGGCTTGATGGTGGCTAAAAGgacctaaaaattgtaaattttcgggtggCGAGGcctcgacagagaatgatgccgaagccactctgagTGCAGCACGAAGCTATTTAAATGGACTTCAGATCTGTTATACAGATGCCCGAAGCTTGCACAACAAGTGATCGGAGCTGGGTGTATAGCTAGACTCTGCCAAACCGGATGTAATCGCAGTCACAGAAACTCGGTTGATTCAGTCTATATGCGGTATGGAATTTGATTTTGAAGGTTTCACGTCAGTGAGAGCCGACAGAATCCAGAAGCGTAAAGGaggtgtagcggtaaataaatccccaaaataaatagttctgtaggtcttcgacattggatgctgaccacactagttttaatggactcacctagctgaaggcgctcggtcacgcatccgcaccagatcacgagtgagaacgacgtgctcaacaacccttgcaatcgctaaccagattagatcagtcgatccactatatattgatagcctatcaaatatatcattGAACCTCCTcgtttctgtcttttgatttcacttggtgggtacgattcatatcaaaaggtgttactggttaaagcgttgtcaaaatccaaatacctgtggcatcttcagacGAATGGCTCTATACATTAAGAATACTACCCCATTTACCATTGTCAACAGTGTATTCCATGAGTGAGACGTGCGAATTAGTTGGTTGCcacttgaaatgcaagggacaagaggtGCAAATCGGTTTGTTTTAATGTAGTCCGAGCTGAAACGTAAGTGAAGTATTACTAGACGGTATCAATATatggtcacaaagtggtcgatgtctaatcccaggagactttaatgcacccACCGGAAAATCTGAGGATTGAATTCCTTCGAAAAGGAACTAGTTAATGCGGTTATCACATATGCCCTAGAGCAACACGTgtaagaagcgactaggtatgACCCGGATGCCGAATCATCTTCACTAGATTTTACATTAACCTATTATGGGGATGACATTACAAACCTCGATTACATGCTacccttaggtaaaagtgatcatgtAGTTCTAAGCTTCGACCTCCATATAGTTTTCAATAACCACAATGTGTCAACCCGGATTATATCAATCGTCTGGATAACAAACATACAAGATGTTATATGGCATCGTCAGTAAATTGAACAATAGATCTAGAGTTCCCAATTGAAACAGTCTGAGTTGTATTTCGAAATTTGTACTTAAAAGTCACTGcaccccacatcccttggactacacCAAGAGATTCGAGAAACTCCCTCAATGGTTCAGTATGAAGGTTCACGCCCTTCGTGAGAGGAGAAGGAGGTGAGAGGGACTTAGGTCACTGTGGAATGATGAGACAAATTTTCAATATCGAGAGGCTCGGAATACTTAtacctcgaccctccgtaagtttAGGTTGTACGAAGGAGAAACTGTTAAGGAATCTATAGAATGGCCTAAACGCTTGTGTTCGTATACAAGCCAAGGGGCTGaatgaagaggaaatattcccgCATTAAGGGAGACAGTAATGCCTCGTCATTAGTGGAGAACGACTATGGTAAAGCCCAGgtattctcaaactactttagtAATGTATATGCCGTAGAGAAACACTTCCCATCAGTTCGTACAAGGCAtccacacaaacacacacactgGACActgtgaccattaaagaactcgatgtctttggttcGCTAAATAAGCTTAATATAGGCAAATCTATGGGACTCGATGAAATTCACCATTTGTTATTAAGGATACTGGGAAATCTCGACGTGAATCTCTTAAGTATATGTTTTAATCCATCGGTGA from Schistosoma haematobium chromosome ZW, whole genome shotgun sequence includes:
- the RAD23B_3 gene encoding UV excision repair protein RAD23 B (EggNog:ENOG410VBJ3~COG:L), with protein sequence MKVTFKTLMQQTFVLDFQEDDLVGDVKKKIEAKWGSEFDAKTQKLIHSGKVMKDSKSLKDYKVTESGFVVVMSVSKPSKDTTKEASASVQINPTGETKPTTDKNSPVTEANEAPSSKPDPNPQSNLPTITTAPSSATNTLGFGESSLVTGENFERVVKELVSMGFERSLVIQAMRAGFNNPDRAFEYLSSGSISNVEVVPIKPSLASTGARHYNTG